In Candidatus Methylomirabilota bacterium, the genomic window CGCGCCCCCCACATCACGCGCGAGAGGTTGTCCCGCCCGAGGTCGTCCGTTCCGAAGGGATGCGCCCAGCTCGGCGCTTTCCGGATCTGGCTCCACTCGGTCTGAATGGGATCCGCCGGGGCGATCCACGGCGCCCCCACCGCCATCACCACGAATCCCAGCACCACGATGGCGCCGGCCAGCGCCGGCGGGCGCCCGGCGAGACGCCGCCAGCCGCGGTCGAGGCGGCCGCGCCGCTTCGGGCCGGCGAACACGGTGGCGGAGGAACCGTGTTCACGCCCAGTCACGGTCGCCGAGCGCCCGACGGCCCCGGAGGGGCTCCGTCCGGTGATCTCAGCCATTTCCGCGAGAGCCCGGGACCCGGATGCGGGGGTTCACCAGGGAATAGGCCAGGTCGACCAGCAGGTTGATCACCACGTAGGCGCTCGCCGTGATCAGCACCACGCCCTGCACCAGCGGGTAGTCGCGGGTGAAGACGGCCTCCACGATCAGGCGGCCGAAGCCGGGGACGACGAAGATCTGCTCGGTAACCACGGCTCCGCTGATGAGGGCCCCGAGCTGGAGGCCGAAGATCGTGATCACCGGGATGAGGCCGTTCCGGATGGCGTGGTGGAAGACCACCGCCCGCGGCGGGAGCCCTTTGCTCCGGGCGGTGCGGATGTAATCGGCGCTCAGCACTTCGATCATGCTGTTGCGGGTCTGGCGCATGAGCACGGCGGCCAGCGCCGCGCCCAGCACGAAGGCGGGCATGACCATGCGCTGGGTGTTTCCCACCGGATCCTCGGCGAGCGGCACGAAGCCCGAGGCGGGCAGCCAGCCCAGACGCACGGACAAGAGCAGGATGAGCATGATGCCGAGCCAGAAGTTCGGAACCGACACC contains:
- a CDS encoding ABC transporter permease, which gives rise to MLEFLVQRSVISVITLFLISLIVFTGVRLIPGDPARVLAGTDADEAGLEEIREKYGLKDPIPLQYARWIGLTLRGDLGESIRTRESVARIVAVKLPITLQLAGYALVVALLIAIPAGVLAAVRRNTAWDYLASGLSLCGVSVPNFWLGIMLILLLSVRLGWLPASGFVPLAEDPVGNTQRMVMPAFVLGAALAAVLMRQTRNSMIEVLSADYIRTARSKGLPPRAVVFHHAIRNGLIPVITIFGLQLGALISGAVVTEQIFVVPGFGRLIVEAVFTRDYPLVQGVVLITASAYVVINLLVDLAYSLVNPRIRVPGSRGNG